Proteins co-encoded in one Desulfitobacterium hafniense DCB-2 genomic window:
- a CDS encoding methyl-accepting chemotaxis protein: MKIGVRFRVLGAFIGIISIFVIAIVITNYLQIKINDEVDDIFGHTALMTSAQAMKTEVSSARNEGEFTAAKTWLEGMRENEHLSAEDRQDLDKIETMLLAYEGAPLLQALDALIERQTEVLAVNEALIHKDINRMTWVSWGGTLVAVLAALFMAYLLTRYILRSISELQETMSKAGLGDLTVSAPVHSSDEFGDLSAAFNVMMTRLSDVVKNVRELTENLAAASEELAATSEEATVAVAEVSESMQNVANESDLGAKSIVEASQVLLELSSLTQIAKTQSQSAAVNSQQTMETADQGKSTVDDAINRMHTIHAKTSETEELMQQLSELSKQIDSITVTITGLADQTNLLALNAAIEAARAGESGRGFAVVAEEVRKLAEQSTQGAKDVAGLVQKVLLGVEDVVQATKLTRQEVEHGVQIMNQAGSALNNIYGAVKKTAEDVHSSVEVTDSEVASSEKIVTLINSVATVIENTSSHAQQVAASSEEINASLETVATTIQGTAYMAQDLNQKVEHFKLADSNLTTVEILEKAKTDHLLWKSRIVNMLKGLEEVAPEEVTSHQHCRLGKWYFREDNTLKGYPEFKALDEPHHQVHKMAQEAARAYHEGDVKLAQACLKRLDKHSNKVIKCINGLIEKEKAKEKQ, translated from the coding sequence ATGAAAATTGGGGTCCGGTTTCGCGTTTTGGGAGCATTTATTGGCATTATCTCCATCTTTGTCATAGCCATTGTGATCACCAATTATCTGCAGATTAAGATCAATGACGAAGTGGACGATATCTTTGGCCATACGGCCTTGATGACCTCAGCACAAGCCATGAAGACTGAGGTTAGCAGTGCCCGGAATGAGGGTGAATTCACAGCTGCCAAGACATGGCTTGAGGGGATGAGAGAGAATGAGCACTTGTCTGCCGAGGATCGGCAGGATTTAGATAAAATCGAAACGATGTTGCTTGCCTATGAGGGGGCTCCCCTGCTCCAGGCTTTGGATGCTTTGATCGAGAGACAAACAGAGGTTTTAGCCGTTAATGAAGCATTGATTCATAAGGATATTAACAGGATGACCTGGGTGAGCTGGGGCGGCACTCTGGTTGCGGTTCTGGCGGCTTTGTTCATGGCCTATCTGTTGACACGCTATATTTTGCGGTCCATCAGCGAACTGCAGGAAACCATGAGCAAGGCCGGGTTAGGGGATTTGACGGTTTCGGCCCCTGTCCATTCCAGTGATGAATTCGGGGATTTGAGTGCCGCCTTTAATGTGATGATGACCCGTCTGTCCGATGTGGTGAAGAATGTCCGGGAACTGACGGAGAACCTGGCGGCGGCCTCTGAGGAGCTGGCTGCCACCAGCGAAGAAGCAACGGTGGCCGTGGCTGAGGTCAGTGAAAGCATGCAGAATGTAGCCAACGAGTCCGATCTGGGGGCAAAGTCCATCGTGGAAGCCTCACAGGTACTTTTAGAGCTTTCCTCCCTGACCCAAATCGCCAAGACCCAAAGCCAGTCGGCGGCGGTAAACTCCCAGCAGACCATGGAGACGGCTGACCAAGGTAAAAGCACGGTGGATGATGCCATTAACCGGATGCATACTATTCACGCCAAGACGTCAGAGACAGAAGAATTAATGCAGCAGCTCAGTGAACTCTCCAAGCAGATCGATTCCATTACAGTGACCATTACCGGGTTGGCGGATCAGACCAATCTGCTGGCTTTAAATGCAGCCATCGAGGCCGCCCGGGCCGGGGAGTCCGGCCGTGGATTTGCTGTAGTGGCGGAAGAGGTCCGGAAACTTGCCGAGCAGTCCACTCAAGGAGCAAAAGATGTGGCAGGTCTGGTCCAAAAAGTTCTGCTCGGAGTGGAGGATGTGGTTCAGGCTACCAAGTTAACCCGCCAAGAGGTGGAACATGGGGTTCAGATCATGAACCAAGCCGGCAGTGCCCTGAATAATATCTATGGCGCCGTCAAAAAGACCGCTGAAGACGTTCACTCCAGTGTGGAAGTCACCGATTCAGAGGTAGCCAGTTCAGAAAAAATCGTGACCTTGATTAATTCGGTGGCAACGGTGATTGAGAATACATCCTCTCATGCTCAACAAGTGGCGGCATCTTCTGAAGAGATCAATGCCTCCCTGGAGACGGTGGCCACAACGATTCAGGGTACCGCTTATATGGCTCAGGATCTGAATCAGAAGGTGGAGCATTTTAAGCTGGCCGATTCAAACCTGACTACGGTGGAGATCCTGGAGAAAGCTAAAACCGATCATTTGCTGTGGAAATCCCGGATTGTCAACATGCTTAAAGGCCTTGAGGAAGTGGCACCGGAAGAAGTGACCTCACACCAGCATTGCCGATTAGGAAAATGGTATTTCCGGGAAGACAACACCCTCAAAGGCTATCCGGAATTTAAGGCGTTGGATGAACCCCATCATCAAGTTCATAAAATGGCCCAGGAAGCGGCCAGGGCCTACCATGAAGGGGATGTTAAGCTGGCCCAGGCCTGCTTGAAGAGGCTGGATAAGCACTCCAACAAGGTCATTAAATGCATCAATGGCCTGATCGAAAAAGAAAAAGCCAAAGAAAAGCAATAA
- a CDS encoding S41 family peptidase has protein sequence MTKFSMFCSKLIKANTKAGRILTASALALILTVSAPAAALGSPVDDVRSLLESQYVDPVDPWVLSASSVEEMLKRLDDPHTVFFTQKEYQNFLNSMDLSFSGIGVYIELEPRGLEIVGIIPGSPAEEAKLKTGDIIAQVGGQSLAGLSQDAATTLIKGPEGTTIDIVVLRGEERLSLKVARRAVEVPTVSGEMLNEDIGYVAIESFGETTEELFEQVIKELDKQGADAWVMDLRNNPGGYLDSALSLAGYFIGEQTALQTKDRSQKFEPYQAEKQEFIIAEPVIFLTNENSASASEILTAVVKDYQKAVVVGTNTYGKGSVQSLWQLTDGDVLKITVAKFYSPYGKEINGVGISPDVEILENDPLEMAVLMLAGSIQGNDDGQEVADLVQFTAGGKDWNISLEEARNPEYWSAYRELIQNNSFPGGFSWRHNSDWAAISQSEQDALWPLFYPGYHGMKELKDLAVDKTFTVRFTAPIDFKSVTENSFELIESESGKRMPVTFEQVDERSVKVIPQGLLEPEKTYWLLTHQGIAAKDGSILKEGALTVGTTGAGH, from the coding sequence ATGACCAAATTCAGTATGTTTTGCAGCAAGTTGATTAAAGCCAACACAAAAGCGGGAAGAATCCTTACGGCTTCCGCTTTGGCCTTGATCTTAACCGTATCCGCTCCGGCTGCGGCTTTAGGGAGTCCGGTAGACGATGTGCGATCCTTATTGGAGAGCCAATATGTGGATCCAGTGGATCCCTGGGTGCTCAGCGCTTCCAGTGTTGAGGAAATGCTTAAGCGATTGGACGATCCTCACACTGTCTTTTTTACGCAAAAAGAGTACCAGAATTTCCTTAATTCCATGGACTTAAGTTTTTCCGGGATTGGAGTATATATTGAACTGGAGCCGCGGGGCTTAGAGATTGTCGGTATCATCCCGGGTTCACCGGCTGAGGAGGCCAAACTCAAAACAGGGGATATTATTGCTCAAGTCGGCGGCCAAAGCCTGGCGGGGCTTTCTCAAGATGCGGCGACCACTCTGATCAAGGGCCCCGAAGGGACCACTATAGATATCGTGGTCCTGCGGGGAGAAGAGCGCCTCAGCTTAAAGGTGGCCCGGAGAGCGGTGGAAGTTCCTACCGTGAGCGGGGAAATGCTCAATGAAGATATCGGCTATGTGGCCATAGAGTCTTTTGGGGAGACCACTGAAGAACTATTCGAGCAAGTGATTAAGGAGTTGGACAAACAAGGGGCCGATGCCTGGGTCATGGATCTGCGCAATAATCCGGGCGGATATTTGGACTCAGCCTTAAGCCTGGCAGGATATTTCATTGGTGAACAGACAGCCTTGCAAACGAAAGACCGCTCACAGAAGTTTGAGCCTTACCAGGCAGAAAAGCAGGAATTTATAATTGCTGAGCCGGTGATATTCTTAACCAATGAAAACAGTGCCAGTGCTTCAGAGATCCTGACGGCAGTGGTTAAGGACTACCAAAAGGCAGTGGTGGTAGGAACCAATACTTATGGCAAGGGCTCTGTCCAGAGCTTATGGCAGCTCACCGACGGGGATGTTCTGAAGATTACAGTGGCTAAGTTCTATTCTCCTTATGGAAAAGAGATCAATGGGGTAGGGATTTCTCCCGATGTGGAGATTCTGGAAAATGATCCCCTGGAGATGGCTGTATTGATGTTGGCAGGATCTATTCAAGGGAATGATGATGGACAGGAAGTCGCGGACCTTGTTCAGTTCACCGCCGGGGGTAAGGATTGGAACATTTCCCTTGAGGAAGCGAGGAATCCTGAATACTGGTCGGCTTATCGGGAACTTATTCAAAACAACTCCTTCCCCGGAGGATTTTCCTGGCGACATAACTCAGACTGGGCAGCGATTTCCCAGAGTGAACAAGATGCCTTATGGCCTTTATTCTATCCGGGCTATCATGGAATGAAAGAGCTTAAAGATCTTGCCGTTGATAAGACCTTTACAGTGCGGTTTACAGCTCCCATCGATTTTAAGAGTGTGACCGAGAATTCTTTCGAACTGATTGAGAGTGAGAGCGGCAAGCGCATGCCTGTGACCTTTGAGCAAGTGGATGAACGTTCAGTTAAAGTGATTCCGCAAGGCCTTCTCGAACCGGAGAAAACCTACTGGCTCCTTACCCATCAAGGAATTGCCGCTAAGGATGGCTCTATCCTGAAAGAAGGAGCGCTGACCGTCGGGACCACCGGGGCAGGTCATTAG
- a CDS encoding D-amino acid aminotransferase, with protein sequence MLDYTGIAWVNGEFSSLQEARVPFLDRGYFFGDGVYEAVKVRDGKLFALPEHLERFERSMKEIRITPPKTTGELTALVLECVEKAGLPNAMVYLQVTRGVGPRMHAFLPEGEPMVTLFVAPMTSVEEKVRKAGVSCITVPDERWAHPHIKTLNLLPNVLAKQAAVEQGAYEAILVLGTEPGGGLITEASSSNVAAVIRGKVVTPPLNGRILPGVSRAIMLETAREAGIEVEEREITLEELRSAEEIILTSTGCEVLGVGRLDDVTVGEGGAGPMTERLYEIFMAGWEKRLTSVKS encoded by the coding sequence ATGTTGGATTATACAGGGATTGCTTGGGTTAATGGTGAATTTTCCAGCTTGCAGGAGGCCCGGGTTCCTTTTTTGGATCGAGGATATTTCTTTGGCGACGGAGTCTATGAGGCGGTCAAAGTCCGGGATGGTAAGCTCTTTGCTTTGCCGGAGCATCTGGAACGTTTCGAAAGAAGCATGAAGGAGATTCGTATCACCCCGCCTAAGACCACTGGGGAGCTGACAGCCCTTGTCTTAGAGTGTGTGGAAAAAGCCGGCCTCCCCAATGCCATGGTATATCTGCAGGTTACCCGGGGGGTTGGACCCAGGATGCATGCTTTCCTGCCGGAAGGCGAGCCGATGGTCACTTTATTTGTGGCCCCCATGACCTCTGTGGAAGAAAAAGTGCGTAAGGCAGGGGTAAGCTGCATTACAGTGCCTGATGAACGATGGGCTCATCCTCATATTAAGACCCTTAATCTTCTGCCCAATGTATTGGCCAAGCAAGCTGCGGTAGAGCAGGGTGCCTATGAGGCGATTTTAGTGCTGGGTACAGAACCTGGTGGGGGGCTGATTACGGAAGCCTCCAGCAGCAATGTGGCTGCAGTCATCCGGGGAAAGGTTGTGACCCCGCCTCTTAATGGACGAATCCTGCCTGGTGTAAGCCGGGCGATCATGCTGGAGACCGCCCGTGAAGCCGGAATCGAAGTGGAGGAGCGGGAGATTACCCTTGAGGAGCTGCGCAGTGCAGAAGAGATTATTCTTACCAGTACGGGGTGCGAGGTCTTAGGCGTAGGAAGGCTGGATGATGTGACAGTGGGAGAAGGGGGAGCCGGCCCTATGACTGAGAGACTGTATGAGATTTTTATGGCAGGATGGGAGAAAAGGCTGACAAGTGTAAAATCTTGA
- a CDS encoding MazG-like family protein — translation MEKKSGDAGLCCSKTVTLPRLNRLSPSLESTALKIMEESGELAQAIGKFRGLNGERLRVKETEAMQMVAQELIDVAQTAVTMMFVLEEQYGIDIEKILEEHVCKLKQKGYCD, via the coding sequence ATGGAGAAGAAGAGTGGAGATGCTGGGCTGTGCTGCTCCAAGACGGTTACCTTACCCCGTTTAAACCGGCTTAGCCCCTCTTTGGAGAGTACGGCTCTGAAGATTATGGAGGAGTCGGGAGAACTGGCTCAGGCCATTGGGAAGTTTCGCGGACTTAACGGGGAGCGGTTGAGGGTCAAAGAGACTGAGGCCATGCAGATGGTGGCTCAGGAACTTATCGATGTGGCCCAGACAGCGGTGACGATGATGTTTGTTTTAGAGGAACAGTACGGTATCGACATTGAAAAGATCTTAGAGGAGCATGTCTGTAAACTTAAGCAAAAGGGCTATTGTGATTAA
- a CDS encoding aspartyl-phosphate phosphatase Spo0E family protein has protein sequence MEHVDLLEEIEELRCQLYTLSCDKDLADPEVVRMSQELDSLLNLYYRTCLSRDYRKVG, from the coding sequence ATGGAACATGTCGATTTGCTTGAGGAAATTGAAGAGCTCAGATGTCAACTTTATACCTTATCCTGTGATAAGGATCTGGCGGACCCTGAGGTGGTCCGGATGAGCCAGGAATTGGACAGCCTATTAAATTTATATTACCGGACCTGCCTTTCACGAGACTATCGGAAAGTTGGCTGA
- a CDS encoding SpoIIE family protein phosphatase, whose product MDYDQSTQHIFAQVFEFAQEGICITNAQGDIIYVNPAFTKTTGFTLEEALGKNPRILKSGRHSYGFYTQMWRDLTKKGQWQGEIWNKRKNGEIYPEWLNIHAVRDEKAVLTHYVSIFRDMTDEMLILKEVQLAGQIQKNILRSDFSDEHLKMRSIYLPYHHLSGDYYDYRWDEKNRVLKGFLFDVMGHGVAAALQVTALRVLFRQVVGRKIPLAEKVEWVNHEAKSILPEDSFAAAIFFDIDIGQGKFSYVMAGINHLLYYSSERGQPGIRVLSQPGLFLGISEHAEFEEHECSLKAGDGMIFLTDGFYDLVQEKECPLQVMTIESTMHWLDSLSTGNELNDDATALGFICC is encoded by the coding sequence ATGGACTATGATCAATCCACCCAGCATATTTTTGCTCAGGTCTTTGAGTTTGCTCAGGAGGGTATCTGCATCACCAATGCCCAAGGGGATATTATCTACGTCAATCCCGCTTTTACGAAAACCACAGGCTTCACCCTGGAGGAGGCTCTCGGGAAAAATCCGCGGATACTCAAATCCGGGCGGCATTCCTATGGGTTTTATACACAGATGTGGAGGGATTTGACTAAGAAAGGCCAATGGCAAGGAGAGATTTGGAATAAGCGCAAAAATGGGGAGATCTACCCGGAATGGCTGAACATTCATGCGGTTCGCGATGAGAAAGCCGTACTCACCCATTATGTCTCTATTTTTCGGGATATGACTGACGAAATGCTGATTCTTAAAGAGGTTCAATTAGCGGGGCAGATTCAGAAAAATATTTTAAGGTCCGATTTCTCCGATGAACATCTCAAGATGAGGAGCATCTATCTCCCTTACCACCATTTGAGCGGGGATTATTACGATTATCGCTGGGATGAGAAGAACCGGGTCCTGAAAGGGTTCCTCTTTGATGTCATGGGTCATGGGGTGGCGGCAGCGCTGCAGGTGACCGCATTAAGAGTTCTTTTTCGTCAGGTGGTAGGACGCAAAATCCCCCTGGCGGAAAAGGTGGAATGGGTGAACCATGAGGCGAAAAGCATTCTCCCCGAGGATAGTTTTGCCGCGGCGATCTTTTTCGATATCGACATCGGTCAAGGCAAGTTCAGCTATGTCATGGCCGGAATCAATCATTTGCTGTACTATTCGTCGGAAAGAGGACAACCGGGTATCAGGGTCTTAAGCCAACCGGGCCTCTTCCTGGGGATTTCAGAGCACGCGGAGTTTGAAGAGCATGAGTGTTCCCTTAAAGCCGGGGATGGGATGATTTTCCTCACGGACGGATTTTATGATTTGGTTCAAGAGAAAGAATGCCCGCTTCAGGTCATGACCATAGAAAGCACTATGCATTGGCTGGATTCCTTATCCACAGGCAACGAACTGAACGATGATGCCACTGCGTTAGGATTTATCTGCTGCTAG
- a CDS encoding LapA family protein — protein sequence MIFLIFTLLVALFVAIFAVQNAAPVAINFFWYVAEVPLVLIILGAALAGALIVFFMAIWREFRLKGTVRAQAKAEIKAKSEPQDHAVPKDLVPKDMVPTETNPADKEDTALPPG from the coding sequence ATGATCTTCTTGATATTCACCCTGCTGGTTGCTTTATTCGTCGCCATTTTTGCCGTACAGAACGCCGCCCCCGTGGCCATAAACTTCTTTTGGTATGTGGCCGAGGTTCCTTTAGTATTAATCATCTTAGGAGCGGCTTTAGCCGGAGCTCTTATCGTCTTTTTCATGGCTATCTGGCGGGAATTCCGCTTAAAAGGAACAGTCAGAGCCCAGGCTAAAGCGGAAATCAAAGCCAAAAGCGAACCACAGGATCATGCCGTGCCCAAAGATCTGGTGCCAAAGGATATGGTCCCCACGGAAACTAACCCTGCCGACAAGGAAGACACCGCTCTTCCTCCTGGCTGA
- a CDS encoding cell wall hydrolase, with protein MPHRRCRKTTAIFLCLVMTLFWCQGMVCPVNGELGTNTFEIVDIEVLDAVQIVDLQAMGVNRGEAENRLRETDNSPAMEETVTEQEEAALSDELAVPEDEQMIVVQSGDTLSAVAHRYGTTIAELMKLNTINEPNTIGAGQTLRIPAKGETIADSAAEPSRGRAPVIQVTQEELELLARVIHAEARGEDFEGQVAVGAVVLNRVEDQRFPNTIHDVVYQPGAFTAVLDKQIHLTPNQSAYRAAEAALNGEDPTGGAIYYYNPRTATDRWIKTRPVVKTIGNHTFSI; from the coding sequence TTGCCACACCGAAGATGCCGAAAAACCACGGCGATTTTCCTATGCTTGGTCATGACATTATTCTGGTGTCAAGGAATGGTATGTCCAGTCAATGGAGAATTAGGTACGAATACTTTTGAAATAGTGGATATCGAAGTTTTGGATGCGGTCCAAATCGTTGATCTCCAAGCAATGGGTGTCAACCGCGGCGAAGCGGAAAATAGGCTCAGGGAAACAGACAATAGTCCCGCAATGGAAGAAACGGTAACAGAACAAGAGGAAGCTGCTCTCAGTGATGAATTGGCTGTCCCAGAGGATGAACAGATGATCGTAGTACAGAGTGGAGATACTTTATCAGCAGTTGCTCATCGGTATGGAACAACGATTGCCGAACTGATGAAGCTCAATACGATCAATGAACCCAACACCATCGGCGCAGGTCAGACACTGCGCATTCCCGCTAAAGGAGAGACAATAGCGGATTCAGCCGCGGAACCATCCCGCGGCAGAGCTCCGGTTATTCAAGTTACTCAGGAAGAGTTGGAACTCCTGGCCCGTGTGATTCATGCTGAGGCAAGAGGGGAAGATTTTGAAGGACAAGTGGCGGTAGGGGCAGTGGTGCTCAATCGGGTTGAGGATCAGCGTTTTCCCAATACGATCCATGATGTAGTGTATCAGCCGGGTGCCTTTACGGCTGTCCTCGATAAGCAAATCCATCTTACCCCCAACCAAAGTGCTTATCGTGCGGCAGAGGCCGCTTTAAACGGCGAAGATCCCACCGGAGGGGCGATTTATTATTATAACCCCAGGACAGCCACGGATCGTTGGATTAAGACCCGGCCTGTGGTAAAAACCATCGGCAACCATACCTTTAGCATCTAA
- a CDS encoding ATP-binding protein, which produces MRQKLMRKTFHSAQEYRHEREQLHQCLQKALGNRGGGTTLSENEVTMLEVALNEAVNNGFKYAQGKVSAPAVTLSIYVLHSKFLVIRVKDNGSGFRADQVMAKVSALEEDEEEWEWGESGRGIYIMEAVMDEVRYNAKGNSVVLLKTLA; this is translated from the coding sequence ATGCGGCAAAAGCTTATGCGTAAGACCTTTCATTCAGCGCAGGAGTATCGCCATGAGCGGGAACAATTGCACCAATGTCTGCAAAAGGCTTTAGGGAATAGGGGTGGGGGGACAACCTTATCTGAGAATGAAGTAACGATGCTGGAAGTTGCCCTGAATGAGGCGGTAAACAATGGATTTAAGTACGCCCAGGGCAAGGTCTCTGCCCCCGCAGTAACGCTGAGTATATATGTGCTTCACTCCAAGTTTCTGGTCATTCGGGTCAAGGACAATGGGAGCGGATTCCGGGCAGATCAAGTGATGGCTAAGGTCTCGGCCTTGGAGGAAGACGAGGAAGAATGGGAGTGGGGAGAGTCCGGCCGGGGGATATACATCATGGAAGCGGTTATGGATGAAGTCCGTTATAATGCCAAGGGCAACTCTGTGGTTCTTTTAAAAACATTAGCTTAA
- a CDS encoding M23 family metallopeptidase, with protein sequence MKNKYTFLMIPPDHGPTRQFQVTLKGRRLVITGLCSLGLLVISLFSYTLYLSHTVGSQQAQLAAMVQLEQENEVKDQEIARLKEESLQVTQDISQIQELELKLMSILNLDPSATPSFSTTGTKSTASAGLSRGEAAPFASQAVISDPEQISHELNLLQDYYNLALAYQEEIEHTPSLAPLKIPLTVASEFGYRRNPFGGYSKEFHNGVDFPCDYGTEVYATAAGVVSVSGYDRVYGYLIEIDHGNGIETIYGHNSRLLAKVGDKVEKGDLIAYSGNSGRSTGSHLHYGARVNGKTVDPLQFTDFTKEQ encoded by the coding sequence GTGAAGAACAAATATACCTTTTTAATGATACCTCCGGATCATGGCCCCACCCGGCAATTTCAGGTGACCCTTAAGGGCAGGCGCCTCGTCATCACCGGCTTGTGTTCATTGGGTCTGCTTGTGATCAGTTTATTTTCCTATACTCTCTACCTTTCACATACCGTAGGATCTCAGCAGGCCCAGCTGGCCGCTATGGTACAGCTAGAGCAGGAAAATGAGGTCAAGGACCAGGAGATCGCCCGCCTTAAGGAAGAATCTCTCCAGGTAACTCAAGATATTTCCCAAATCCAGGAGTTAGAACTCAAACTGATGTCCATCCTGAATTTGGATCCCAGTGCGACCCCTTCCTTTTCCACTACCGGAACGAAGTCGACAGCGTCTGCAGGCCTAAGCCGGGGGGAAGCAGCGCCTTTTGCTTCTCAGGCCGTTATCAGCGATCCGGAACAAATCTCCCATGAATTAAACCTTCTTCAGGACTACTACAACCTGGCCTTGGCATATCAGGAGGAAATTGAGCACACTCCCAGCCTAGCCCCTTTAAAGATACCGCTCACCGTGGCTTCGGAGTTCGGTTACCGCCGCAACCCTTTTGGCGGATATTCCAAGGAGTTTCATAACGGTGTGGACTTTCCCTGTGATTATGGCACTGAGGTCTATGCCACAGCAGCCGGAGTCGTCTCTGTCTCCGGTTATGATCGGGTTTACGGTTATTTAATCGAAATCGATCATGGCAATGGCATCGAAACCATCTACGGCCATAATTCCCGCCTGCTGGCCAAAGTGGGGGATAAAGTAGAAAAAGGCGACCTCATCGCCTATAGCGGCAACTCCGGTCGCAGCACCGGTTCCCATCTTCATTATGGAGCCAGGGTCAATGGCAAGACTGTTGATCCTCTGCAATTTACTGATTTTACAAAGGAGCAATGA
- the mutY gene encoding A/G-specific adenine glycosylase — translation MGIINSSKLVQWFNQVKRDLPWRRTKDPYAIWVSEVMLQQTQVVTAIPYYLRFMGRFPTLSHLAEAEQEEVLELWRGLGYYSRARRLWEGARYVVETAEGRMPKDYQSLLHIKGVGEYTAAAIASIAYEEQVPVMDGNVKRVLSRILRWEEDVEKARSRRFFLEYLGEVIPGDCPGDFNQGMMELGATVCTPKHPRCEQCPLQADCEGFALGDPQVYPVKKSKEKPGSAWRPTLILLHQGQVLLKKRPSTGLLADLWEFPGEEMMVPPWENYRGGKEFSAEAVKVAERVGEETSRYRYNLDFAWYELYKNQIGDAACDEAVQELLSRRPSRQGPLVHTFSHRRWQIYWLVLNLDEVMDKTVRVRENEDSLKGDGLCWLDVKELDKIALPVAFQKVWAKVTI, via the coding sequence GTGGGTATAATAAACTCTTCAAAATTAGTGCAATGGTTTAATCAGGTCAAGAGGGATTTGCCTTGGCGCAGGACAAAAGATCCCTATGCAATTTGGGTATCTGAAGTGATGCTTCAGCAGACTCAGGTGGTTACCGCTATTCCGTATTATCTGCGGTTTATGGGACGGTTCCCCACCCTCTCTCACCTTGCGGAGGCGGAGCAGGAAGAAGTGCTGGAGTTATGGCGGGGATTAGGGTATTATTCCCGGGCCAGACGCTTGTGGGAGGGGGCCCGCTACGTGGTGGAGACGGCGGAGGGAAGGATGCCGAAGGATTATCAGTCCCTCCTTCATATTAAGGGTGTCGGTGAATATACTGCGGCAGCCATTGCCAGCATTGCTTATGAAGAACAGGTTCCGGTCATGGATGGGAATGTGAAACGGGTGCTGAGCCGCATTCTCCGTTGGGAAGAGGATGTGGAGAAAGCCCGGTCAAGACGCTTTTTTCTTGAATACCTTGGGGAAGTGATACCCGGAGATTGTCCGGGGGATTTTAATCAAGGGATGATGGAGTTGGGGGCAACGGTATGTACTCCGAAGCATCCCCGCTGTGAGCAATGTCCCCTCCAAGCGGACTGTGAGGGCTTTGCCCTGGGTGATCCCCAAGTGTACCCTGTGAAAAAAAGCAAAGAGAAACCTGGGTCAGCTTGGCGGCCTACCTTGATCCTGCTGCACCAGGGGCAGGTACTCCTGAAGAAAAGGCCCTCCACAGGGCTTTTGGCTGATTTGTGGGAGTTCCCCGGAGAAGAGATGATGGTACCCCCATGGGAGAACTATAGAGGGGGCAAGGAATTCTCCGCAGAGGCCGTGAAGGTTGCGGAGAGAGTTGGCGAAGAGACAAGCCGGTACAGATACAATTTAGATTTTGCCTGGTATGAGCTGTATAAGAATCAGATAGGGGATGCCGCTTGTGATGAGGCTGTGCAGGAACTGCTGAGCCGCCGGCCCAGCCGGCAGGGTCCTTTAGTTCATACATTTAGTCATCGGCGCTGGCAAATCTATTGGCTGGTCCTCAATCTCGATGAGGTGATGGATAAGACGGTACGGGTCAGGGAGAATGAGGATTCCCTGAAGGGGGATGGCCTATGTTGGCTAGATGTTAAGGAATTGGACAAAATCGCCTTACCCGTGGCCTTTCAAAAAGTTTGGGCAAAAGTAACAATCTGA
- a CDS encoding STAS domain-containing protein produces MSIDIRVDRQEVFVELEGKIYVEDAAVMRERLLPLIEQGKSHFVFDTHKLNYIDSSGLGVLVAIHKRAIERGGGIIVQGLQGAVKELFQLTRLNKVFEIR; encoded by the coding sequence ATGTCAATAGATATTCGGGTGGACAGGCAAGAGGTTTTTGTGGAATTGGAAGGTAAGATCTATGTGGAAGATGCTGCCGTCATGAGAGAAAGGCTGCTCCCTCTGATCGAACAAGGGAAGTCTCATTTTGTTTTTGATACGCATAAATTAAACTATATCGATAGTTCAGGGCTGGGTGTGCTGGTAGCCATTCATAAGCGCGCTATTGAGCGGGGGGGCGGAATTATTGTTCAAGGACTCCAGGGCGCGGTTAAGGAGCTTTTTCAATTAACCCGTCTCAACAAGGTATTTGAGATACGATAG